A single genomic interval of Armigeres subalbatus isolate Guangzhou_Male chromosome 1, GZ_Asu_2, whole genome shotgun sequence harbors:
- the LOC134202951 gene encoding ileal sodium/bile acid cotransporter-like isoform X2 translates to MSCPLLSFVVFLAVVVFQFASYCKATLIDSSATFGQPRDGSIDWTAKYDPATLQMHMNTVSNISLRLDGFTAEDLQDNPDIQLKSERTHIATVLQGIIPIVEIRDNGIFEGEFDISGSFLGSTNLYVELRRKDNQTVLSNEKLPITVIREERVIDTVFTISVATLVSILYINFGAAMDIPTLKIIARRPIGPIIGFLAQFLFMPLLSYGLGHVLFPNDYELQLGLFFTGVSPAGGASNIWTVVLGGNLNLSLAMTTISTFAAFGMMPLWIFTLGKTIFDKGELNVPYANIASFAVGLVVPLGIGLLIQRYSPRTARILVRILKPMSALLILFIVIFAIITNLYLFELFSWQIIVAGLGLPWIGYIFGYIVSKVFRLPTTDALAISVETGIQNTGIAIFLLRFSLPQPEADLTTVVPVSNAIMTPFPLMALYLAMKIRESRSAHSRSRSFPDVPYARMH, encoded by the exons ATGAGTTGCCCGCTGCTAAGTTTCGTCGTCTTCCTGGCCGTTGTGGTGTTCCAGTTCGCCAGCTATTGCAAAGCGACCCTAATCGATTCATCGGCAACATTCGGTCAGCCCAGAGACGGCTCGATTGACTGGACAGCCAAGTACGATCCGGCCACACTGCAGATGCACATGAACACCGTTTCGAACATTAGCCTACGCTTGGACGGTTTCACTGCCGAGGATTTGCAGGATAATCCGGACATTCAACTGAAGAGCGAACGCACTCATATTGCTACGGTGCTGCAGGGTATCATACCGATAGTGGAGATTAGAGATAATGGAATCTTCGAGGGTGAATTCGACATCTCGGGATCGTTTTTGGGGTCGACGAACTTGTACGTAGAACTACGTAGGAAAGACAATCAGACGGTGTTGTCTAATGAGAAACTTCCGATAACGGTTATCCGTGAGGAACGGGTTATCGATACGGTGTTTACGATATCGGTCGCAACTTTGGTTTCAATTTTGTATATTAATTTCGGTGCAGCGATGGATATCCCCACACTGAAAATCATCGCTCGCAGACCAATAGGACCGATAATTGGTTTCTTAGCTCAGTTCCTGTTTATGCCTCTGTTGAGCTACGGTCTGGGCCATGTACTGTTTCCGAATGACTACGAGTTGCAGTTGGGGCTGTTCTTCACAGGAGTTTCGCCAGCCGGTGGTGCCTCAAACATCTGGACCGTGGTACTTGGTGGAAATTTGAATCTCTCCTTGGCCATGACCACCATCAGCACATTTGCGGCGTTTGGAATGATGCCGTTGTGGATCTTTACTCTAGGAAAAACCATCTTCGACAAAGGCGAACTGAACGTTCCTTATGCCAATATTGCATCATTCGCCGTTGGGTTGGTTGTACCACTCGGAATTGGATTGCTGATCCAACGTTACAGTCCCAGAACGGCACGCATCTTGGTACGGATCCTTAAACCAATGTCGGCTCTTCTCATTCTGTTCATCGTCATCTTCGCTATAATTACGAACCTGTATCTGTTTGAATTGTTCTCATGGCAAATTATAGTAGCTGGGTTAGGCCTACCGTGGATCGGTTATATCTTCGGGTACATCGTGAGCAAGGTCTTCCGGCTGCCTACCACAGATGCTCTGGCCATCTCGGTTGAAACCGGAATCCAGAACACCGGTATTGCCATTTTTCTGCTGAGATTTTCACTGCCGCAACCGGAGGCCGACCTCACTACGGTGGTTCCGGTATCGAATGCCATTATGACTCCATTCCCGCTTATGGCGCTGTATCTGGCGATGAAGATTCGCGAAAG TCGATCTGCCCACTCCAGGTCACGTTCCTTTCCAGATGTTCCGTACGCAAGGATGCACTGA
- the LOC134202951 gene encoding ileal sodium/bile acid cotransporter-like isoform X1, which translates to MSCPLLSFVVFLAVVVFQFASYCKATLIDSSATFGQPRDGSIDWTAKYDPATLQMHMNTVSNISLRLDGFTAEDLQDNPDIQLKSERTHIATVLQGIIPIVEIRDNGIFEGEFDISGSFLGSTNLYVELRRKDNQTVLSNEKLPITVIREERVIDTVFTISVATLVSILYINFGAAMDIPTLKIIARRPIGPIIGFLAQFLFMPLLSYGLGHVLFPNDYELQLGLFFTGVSPAGGASNIWTVVLGGNLNLSLAMTTISTFAAFGMMPLWIFTLGKTIFDKGELNVPYANIASFAVGLVVPLGIGLLIQRYSPRTARILVRILKPMSALLILFIVIFAIITNLYLFELFSWQIIVAGLGLPWIGYIFGYIVSKVFRLPTTDALAISVETGIQNTGIAIFLLRFSLPQPEADLTTVVPVSNAIMTPFPLMALYLAMKIRERCSVRKDALIPKGPSSDAIRDANDETP; encoded by the exons ATGAGTTGCCCGCTGCTAAGTTTCGTCGTCTTCCTGGCCGTTGTGGTGTTCCAGTTCGCCAGCTATTGCAAAGCGACCCTAATCGATTCATCGGCAACATTCGGTCAGCCCAGAGACGGCTCGATTGACTGGACAGCCAAGTACGATCCGGCCACACTGCAGATGCACATGAACACCGTTTCGAACATTAGCCTACGCTTGGACGGTTTCACTGCCGAGGATTTGCAGGATAATCCGGACATTCAACTGAAGAGCGAACGCACTCATATTGCTACGGTGCTGCAGGGTATCATACCGATAGTGGAGATTAGAGATAATGGAATCTTCGAGGGTGAATTCGACATCTCGGGATCGTTTTTGGGGTCGACGAACTTGTACGTAGAACTACGTAGGAAAGACAATCAGACGGTGTTGTCTAATGAGAAACTTCCGATAACGGTTATCCGTGAGGAACGGGTTATCGATACGGTGTTTACGATATCGGTCGCAACTTTGGTTTCAATTTTGTATATTAATTTCGGTGCAGCGATGGATATCCCCACACTGAAAATCATCGCTCGCAGACCAATAGGACCGATAATTGGTTTCTTAGCTCAGTTCCTGTTTATGCCTCTGTTGAGCTACGGTCTGGGCCATGTACTGTTTCCGAATGACTACGAGTTGCAGTTGGGGCTGTTCTTCACAGGAGTTTCGCCAGCCGGTGGTGCCTCAAACATCTGGACCGTGGTACTTGGTGGAAATTTGAATCTCTCCTTGGCCATGACCACCATCAGCACATTTGCGGCGTTTGGAATGATGCCGTTGTGGATCTTTACTCTAGGAAAAACCATCTTCGACAAAGGCGAACTGAACGTTCCTTATGCCAATATTGCATCATTCGCCGTTGGGTTGGTTGTACCACTCGGAATTGGATTGCTGATCCAACGTTACAGTCCCAGAACGGCACGCATCTTGGTACGGATCCTTAAACCAATGTCGGCTCTTCTCATTCTGTTCATCGTCATCTTCGCTATAATTACGAACCTGTATCTGTTTGAATTGTTCTCATGGCAAATTATAGTAGCTGGGTTAGGCCTACCGTGGATCGGTTATATCTTCGGGTACATCGTGAGCAAGGTCTTCCGGCTGCCTACCACAGATGCTCTGGCCATCTCGGTTGAAACCGGAATCCAGAACACCGGTATTGCCATTTTTCTGCTGAGATTTTCACTGCCGCAACCGGAGGCCGACCTCACTACGGTGGTTCCGGTATCGAATGCCATTATGACTCCATTCCCGCTTATGGCGCTGTATCTGGCGATGAAGATTCGCGAAAG ATGTTCCGTACGCAAGGATGCACTGATACCCAAAGGGCCGAGTAGCGACGCAATCAGGGACGCTAATGATGAAACTCCCTAA